In the Ruminococcus sp. OA3 genome, one interval contains:
- the glyA gene encoding serine hydroxymethyltransferase, with the protein MYSIHEIENVDPEIAKAIEDEIARQNSHIELIASENWVSKAVMAAMGSPLTNKYAEGYPGKRYYGGCECVDVVEELAVNRAKQLFGCEYVNVQPHSGAQANMAVFFAALKPGDTVMGMNLAHGGHLSHGSKANMSGAYFNIVPYGVNNDGFIDYDEVRRIAQECKPKMIVCGASAYARTIDFKKFREIADEVGAYLMADIAHIAGLVATGEHPSPIQYAHVTTTTTHKTLRGPRGGMIMCSNAIAEELHLNKAVFPGIQGGPLMHVIAAKAVCFKEALQPEYKVYQSNIVKNAKALCAGLMNRGIKIVSGGTDNHLMLVDLTNTNVTGKEMEHLLDEANITCNKNTIPNDPQSANVTSGVRLGTAAVTARGMNADDMDKIAEAIALMIESADNSSKAKAIVEELTARYPLNA; encoded by the coding sequence ATGTATTCAATTCATGAAATAGAAAACGTAGATCCGGAAATAGCAAAAGCAATTGAGGATGAAATTGCCAGACAGAATTCACATATTGAACTGATCGCATCGGAAAACTGGGTGAGCAAAGCCGTTATGGCGGCAATGGGATCACCGCTGACTAACAAGTACGCAGAAGGATATCCGGGAAAACGTTACTATGGTGGATGTGAATGCGTTGATGTTGTTGAGGAGCTGGCAGTTAACCGTGCAAAACAGCTGTTTGGATGTGAATATGTGAATGTGCAGCCGCACTCAGGAGCACAGGCTAATATGGCGGTATTTTTTGCTGCCCTGAAGCCGGGTGATACTGTTATGGGAATGAACCTGGCACATGGCGGACATCTTTCCCATGGAAGCAAGGCGAATATGTCAGGGGCATATTTTAATATTGTACCGTACGGTGTCAATAACGACGGATTTATCGATTATGATGAAGTGCGCAGAATTGCACAGGAATGCAAACCGAAAATGATTGTATGCGGTGCAAGCGCATATGCGAGAACGATTGACTTCAAAAAATTCCGTGAGATTGCAGATGAGGTTGGTGCATATCTGATGGCTGATATTGCACATATCGCAGGACTGGTGGCAACCGGAGAGCATCCGAGTCCGATTCAGTATGCACATGTGACAACGACGACAACACATAAGACACTGCGCGGTCCCCGCGGCGGTATGATCATGTGCAGCAATGCCATTGCAGAGGAGCTTCATTTGAATAAAGCTGTATTCCCTGGAATCCAGGGAGGTCCGCTGATGCACGTGATCGCTGCAAAAGCTGTCTGTTTTAAAGAGGCGCTGCAGCCGGAATATAAAGTATATCAGTCAAATATTGTAAAGAATGCGAAAGCACTTTGCGCGGGTCTTATGAACCGTGGAATTAAGATTGTATCCGGGGGAACGGACAATCATCTGATGCTTGTTGATCTGACAAATACGAATGTAACGGGAAAAGAGATGGAGCATCTGCTGGATGAGGCAAACATCACCTGTAATAAGAATACAATTCCGAATGACCCGCAGTCTGCGAATGTGACTAGCGGTGTTCGTCTGGGAACTGCTGCCGTGACAGCACGCGGTATGAATGCAGATGATATGGATAAAATTGCTGAGGCGATTGCTTTAATGATAGAAAGTGCTGACAACAGCAGTAAAGCAAAGGCCATTGTAGAAGAACTGACAGCGAGATATCCGCTGAATGCATAA
- a CDS encoding iron-containing alcohol dehydrogenase has product MLNFEYYTPTRVVFGKNTEAQVGKLIQDQNCKKVLVHYGGQSAVRSGLLDRIYTSLKEASIDYVSLGGVVPNPRISKAREGIELCRKEGVDFILAVGGGSVIDSAKAIGYGAACGGDVWDFFSKKRVADQCLPIGCVLTIAAAGSEMSDSAVLTNEDGWLKRSYKSNLCRCRFAVLNPELTYTLPAYQTASGCVDILMHTMERYFNNQTMELTDQLCEALMKTVMMNARILVQEPENYNARAEIMWAGSLSHNGLMGCGTDGGDWASHQLEHELGGMFDIAHGAGLAAVWGSWARYVLPYNTERFAQFAANVFDIPCECDLKAAALRGIEAMENFYRFVNMPTSISEMGITLTEEQLNTLAYKCSFENQRTIGVIKPLNIEDIRKIYEMAR; this is encoded by the coding sequence ATGTTAAACTTTGAATACTACACCCCTACCCGTGTCGTTTTCGGCAAGAATACCGAAGCACAGGTCGGTAAACTGATTCAAGACCAGAACTGCAAAAAAGTCCTTGTTCATTACGGCGGACAAAGCGCCGTCAGATCGGGGCTTCTGGACCGCATATATACTTCATTAAAAGAAGCCTCCATAGACTATGTGTCTCTCGGCGGTGTCGTTCCGAATCCCCGTATCTCAAAAGCCCGCGAAGGCATTGAGTTATGCCGAAAGGAGGGGGTTGATTTTATCCTTGCCGTCGGCGGCGGAAGTGTTATTGACTCAGCCAAAGCAATCGGATACGGAGCTGCATGCGGGGGGGATGTCTGGGATTTCTTCAGCAAAAAGCGCGTGGCAGATCAATGTCTGCCGATTGGCTGTGTTCTCACCATCGCTGCCGCCGGAAGTGAGATGAGCGACTCAGCGGTACTGACCAATGAGGACGGATGGCTGAAACGCAGTTACAAAAGCAATCTTTGCCGCTGCCGGTTCGCGGTGCTGAACCCGGAACTCACTTACACACTGCCAGCCTACCAGACTGCCAGCGGCTGCGTGGATATCCTGATGCACACTATGGAGCGGTATTTCAACAATCAGACCATGGAACTGACGGACCAACTGTGTGAAGCGCTCATGAAAACAGTGATGATGAATGCCCGGATCCTGGTCCAGGAACCTGAAAATTATAATGCCCGAGCCGAAATCATGTGGGCAGGAAGCCTTTCCCACAACGGCCTGATGGGCTGCGGCACAGACGGCGGAGACTGGGCATCCCATCAGCTGGAGCATGAGCTCGGCGGAATGTTCGATATCGCGCACGGAGCCGGTCTTGCCGCTGTATGGGGCAGCTGGGCGCGCTATGTCCTGCCGTATAACACAGAACGTTTTGCTCAGTTCGCAGCCAATGTATTTGACATTCCATGTGAATGCGACTTGAAAGCAGCAGCTCTCAGGGGAATCGAAGCCATGGAAAACTTCTATCGCTTCGTCAATATGCCTACCTCTATCTCAGAGATGGGAATTACACTGACCGAAGAACAGCTCAATACCCTTGCTTATAAATGCAGCTTTGAGAATCAACGTACGATCGGTGTGATCAAACCGCTTAATATAGAAGATATCCGTAAGATATATGAGATGGCAAGGTAA
- a CDS encoding Rrf2 family transcriptional regulator — protein MKISTKGRYALRLMLDLALHQGEGPVRIKDVGQRQEISTKYLEQIISILVRAGYVKSLRGAQGGYQLVRRPEEYSVGAILRQTEGSLCPVACLEDEQNQCPRQGECVTLRIWNELDAAIKSVVDKYTLADLMEWQNEKVLDYII, from the coding sequence ATGAAAATATCCACAAAAGGGCGTTATGCACTGCGGCTGATGCTGGATCTTGCCCTTCATCAGGGAGAAGGTCCGGTTCGTATTAAAGATGTGGGTCAGAGGCAGGAAATCTCTACAAAGTATCTTGAACAGATTATTTCCATTCTGGTCCGGGCAGGATATGTAAAAAGTTTACGCGGTGCTCAGGGAGGCTATCAGCTGGTCAGGCGTCCGGAGGAATATTCAGTTGGAGCGATTTTAAGACAGACGGAGGGAAGTCTTTGCCCGGTTGCCTGCCTCGAGGATGAACAGAACCAGTGTCCCAGGCAGGGAGAGTGCGTAACGCTTCGTATATGGAATGAGCTTGATGCCGCTATTAAGAGCGTGGTTGATAAATATACGCTGGCGGATCTGATGGAATGGCAAAATGAAAAGGTATTGGATTACATTATTTAG
- a CDS encoding O-acetylhomoserine aminocarboxypropyltransferase/cysteine synthase family protein — protein MKTKRADRNLKFETLQLHVGQEQPDPATDARAVPIYQTSSFVFHDCDHAEARFNLSDAGNIYGRLTNPTEDVFERRVAALEGGAAALAVASGAAAIAYTFQNLAQSGDHIVAAKNIYGGTYNFLAHTFTEYGVTTTFVDPLEEGAFEKAIQENTKALFIETLGNPNSEVVDIEAIAKIAHSHKIPLVIDNTFGTPYLIRPIEYGADIVVHSATKFIGGHGTTIGGVIVDSGKFDWEASGKFPVLSEPNPSYHGVSFTKAAGPAAFVTRIRAILLRDTGATLSPFHAFLFLQGLETLSLRVERHVENALKVVSYLKNHPQVEAVHHPSVSADDKQQSLYSKYFPNGGGSIFTFEIKGGKQEAKTFIDNLELFSLLANVADAKSLVIHPATTTHAQLNEEEQREQGILPNTIRLSIGLENIDDIIEDLKEAFETVKE, from the coding sequence ATGAAAACTAAAAGAGCAGACAGAAACCTGAAATTTGAAACTTTACAGCTGCATGTAGGACAGGAGCAGCCTGACCCGGCAACAGATGCCAGGGCCGTTCCAATCTATCAGACTTCATCATTCGTTTTTCATGACTGCGATCATGCAGAAGCGAGGTTTAATCTTTCTGATGCGGGGAATATCTACGGACGCCTTACAAATCCCACGGAGGATGTTTTTGAACGCAGAGTTGCAGCGCTGGAAGGCGGTGCGGCAGCGCTTGCTGTCGCGTCAGGAGCGGCGGCGATCGCCTATACGTTTCAGAACCTCGCACAGAGCGGAGACCATATCGTCGCAGCTAAAAATATTTACGGAGGTACTTACAATTTCCTGGCACACACCTTTACTGAATACGGAGTGACGACAACTTTTGTTGATCCGTTAGAAGAAGGCGCATTTGAAAAAGCAATACAGGAAAATACAAAAGCGCTGTTTATTGAGACTCTTGGAAACCCTAATTCAGAAGTTGTGGATATTGAAGCAATTGCGAAAATTGCACACAGCCACAAGATACCGCTGGTCATTGATAATACATTTGGAACGCCCTATCTGATTCGTCCGATCGAATATGGGGCAGATATTGTTGTGCATTCGGCAACTAAATTTATCGGAGGCCATGGTACGACGATCGGTGGTGTGATCGTAGACAGCGGGAAATTTGACTGGGAAGCTTCCGGAAAGTTTCCGGTGTTGTCAGAACCGAATCCGAGCTATCATGGAGTAAGTTTTACAAAAGCGGCAGGTCCTGCGGCATTTGTTACAAGAATTCGTGCGATTCTGCTGCGGGATACAGGGGCAACATTGTCACCATTCCACGCGTTTTTGTTTTTGCAGGGGCTGGAAACACTTTCTCTGCGTGTAGAACGTCATGTAGAGAACGCGCTGAAAGTGGTCAGCTATCTTAAGAACCATCCGCAGGTGGAGGCCGTACATCACCCGTCAGTATCAGCTGACGATAAGCAGCAGAGTCTTTACAGTAAGTATTTTCCAAACGGCGGAGGCTCGATTTTTACATTTGAAATCAAAGGTGGAAAACAGGAAGCAAAAACCTTTATTGATAACCTGGAGTTGTTTTCGCTGTTGGCCAATGTTGCAGATGCCAAATCACTGGTGATCCATCCGGCGACGACGACACATGCGCAGCTGAATGAGGAAGAACAGAGAGAACAGGGAATTCTTCCGAACACCATCAGGCTTTCCATCGGACTTGAGAATATCGACGATATCATAGAGGATCTGAAAGAAGCTTTTGAGACTGTAAAGGAATGA
- the cysK gene encoding cysteine synthase A — protein MKKIYKNALELIGKTPLMEIENLAAQEGLKARVLVKLEYLNPAGSVKDRVAKAMIEDAEEKGMLKKGSVIIEPTSGNTGIGLAAIAAVKGYRTILTMPETMSVERRNILKAYGAEIVLTDGARGMTGAIEKAEELASSIPESFIPGQFVNQANPKAHMETTGPEIWEDTEGEIDAFVAGVGTGGTVTGIGGYLKGKKDNIEIVAVEPSASPVLSGGKAGPHKLQGIGAGFIPEVLNTEIYDRIIHVENEEAFIAAKKLARAEGILVGISSGAALHAAMEMAQSQEFEGKTIVVLLPDSGDRYYSTPLFTE, from the coding sequence ATGAAGAAAATTTATAAGAATGCATTGGAATTAATCGGGAAGACGCCATTGATGGAAATTGAAAATCTTGCCGCGCAGGAAGGACTGAAAGCACGCGTATTAGTAAAACTGGAGTACCTGAATCCGGCAGGAAGTGTGAAGGACAGAGTTGCAAAAGCCATGATTGAGGATGCAGAGGAAAAGGGGATGCTGAAGAAAGGGTCCGTTATTATCGAACCGACTTCCGGAAATACGGGTATCGGTCTGGCAGCTATAGCAGCAGTGAAAGGTTACCGCACGATTCTGACCATGCCTGAGACGATGAGCGTGGAGCGGAGGAATATTTTAAAGGCATACGGTGCTGAGATCGTGCTTACAGACGGTGCAAGAGGGATGACAGGGGCAATCGAAAAGGCTGAAGAGCTGGCATCATCCATCCCGGAGAGCTTTATACCGGGACAGTTTGTGAATCAGGCAAATCCAAAGGCTCATATGGAAACGACGGGACCGGAGATATGGGAGGACACAGAAGGTGAGATAGATGCATTTGTGGCCGGTGTAGGAACAGGCGGGACGGTAACCGGAATAGGCGGATACTTAAAAGGAAAAAAAGACAATATTGAAATCGTGGCAGTAGAACCGAGCGCGTCTCCGGTGCTCTCAGGCGGGAAGGCAGGACCTCATAAATTGCAGGGGATTGGCGCCGGATTTATTCCTGAGGTACTAAATACAGAGATTTATGACCGTATAATACATGTGGAAAATGAAGAAGCTTTTATCGCTGCAAAAAAACTTGCCAGGGCTGAAGGGATTCTTGTGGGCATATCTTCCGGAGCAGCTCTGCATGCAGCTATGGAGATGGCACAAAGCCAGGAATTTGAAGGAAAGACAATTGTTGTATTGCTGCCAGACAGTGGAGACCGTTACTACTCAACCCCATTATTTACGGAATAG
- a CDS encoding MgtC/SapB family protein: protein MQDFLLQQGEYLLRIFVATLCGLSIGLERESNLKLAGVRTYSIVAMTSSIMMIVSKYGFFDVLIQNSISLDPSRIAAGVVTAIGFLGAGVIFTRKMNVSGLVTAAGIWATVGIGSAIGAGMYLIGIVSTAFFLILQLCYRKIPLIGQTPIVERIVLIIEEDEDLPSLLHRIFTQKKIKISSVNAARVGNAQLKIELYVKFPTSYKIEDIVALLKDNSEIISIDV, encoded by the coding sequence ATGCAGGATTTCTTATTACAACAGGGTGAATATCTGCTTCGTATTTTTGTCGCTACGCTATGTGGTCTCAGTATTGGTCTGGAACGGGAAAGCAACTTAAAACTGGCCGGCGTACGCACGTACTCCATTGTTGCCATGACGTCTTCCATCATGATGATCGTTTCCAAATATGGATTTTTTGACGTACTTATACAAAACAGCATATCTCTTGATCCGTCCCGTATCGCGGCAGGCGTTGTAACAGCCATAGGTTTTCTGGGCGCGGGTGTGATTTTTACGCGTAAAATGAATGTCAGCGGGCTGGTAACTGCCGCCGGAATCTGGGCAACCGTTGGGATCGGAAGTGCTATCGGTGCCGGAATGTATCTGATCGGTATTGTCAGCACAGCATTTTTCCTGATCCTCCAGCTGTGCTACCGGAAGATTCCTTTAATCGGACAAACACCGATCGTTGAGCGGATCGTACTGATCATCGAGGAAGACGAAGATCTGCCCTCCCTTCTTCATCGAATTTTCACACAGAAAAAAATCAAAATATCCAGTGTAAACGCTGCACGTGTCGGAAACGCACAGCTAAAAATCGAGCTATATGTCAAGTTCCCAACTTCCTATAAGATTGAAGATATTGTGGCATTATTAAAAGATAATTCTGAAATCATTTCTATTGACGTTTAA
- a CDS encoding DDE-type integrase/transposase/recombinase — MASITQDMRYRLSLIRYAEKYGVTKAAVKYKTNRQYIYRWKRRFDGSMESLRERSRRPHSHPNQHTPQEIKMITDMRRRNPEAGLVIFWVKLMQRGYSRSIPGLYRFLRKQGIMAVHPPNPKYIPKPYEQMVYPGQRIQIDVKFVPSACLMNEAKDQRFYQYTAIDEYSRWRFVEAFEEHSSYSAALFLEHLIKAFPCPVECVQTDNGQEFTKRFSSYGGSDKPTIFQVRLKEYGIRHKLIRPFTPRHNGKVERSHRKDNERFYAVHSFYSFEDFSKQLKLYNRRDYNNFPMRPLGWKTPKQVLDNYLMSL; from the coding sequence ATGGCTAGTATAACACAAGATATGAGATACCGTCTATCCCTGATCCGTTACGCTGAGAAGTATGGCGTTACCAAAGCTGCCGTTAAATATAAAACCAATCGGCAGTATATCTATCGCTGGAAACGTCGCTTTGACGGCTCTATGGAGTCCCTCCGTGAACGCTCCAGACGCCCACACAGCCATCCTAATCAGCATACGCCTCAGGAGATCAAAATGATTACCGATATGCGCAGACGTAATCCTGAGGCTGGTTTAGTCATCTTTTGGGTAAAACTTATGCAGCGCGGTTATTCCCGTTCTATTCCCGGGCTTTACCGTTTCCTTAGAAAACAGGGGATTATGGCTGTTCATCCTCCTAATCCCAAGTACATCCCTAAGCCTTATGAGCAGATGGTCTATCCCGGACAGCGGATTCAGATTGACGTGAAATTTGTCCCTTCTGCCTGCCTCATGAATGAAGCCAAAGACCAACGGTTTTATCAGTACACCGCCATTGATGAGTACTCCAGATGGCGGTTTGTGGAAGCATTTGAAGAACACAGCTCCTATTCCGCTGCCTTGTTCCTTGAGCATCTTATCAAAGCGTTTCCCTGCCCTGTCGAATGTGTCCAGACTGATAATGGTCAGGAATTTACCAAACGCTTCAGCTCTTACGGCGGTTCGGATAAACCTACCATCTTTCAAGTCCGGCTTAAGGAATACGGCATCAGGCACAAGCTGATACGTCCATTTACTCCAAGGCATAATGGCAAAGTGGAGCGAAGCCACAGGAAAGACAATGAGCGTTTCTATGCTGTCCACAGTTTTTACTCTTTTGAAGACTTCAGCAAACAGTTAAAACTCTATAACCGCAGAGATTATAATAACTTTCCTATGCGCCCACTTGGATGGAAAACCCCAAAACAGGTACTGGATAATTATCTGATGTCACTGTAA